The stretch of DNA GCTTAACTTCCTCCAAAAAGTGTGACACGTAGATGACAGAGACACCCTCCTGCTTCAGACCGCGGATCACCTCGAATAGTTGTTCGATCTCCATTAGCCCGAGGCTGCTGGTAGGCTCGTCCATGATTAGGATGCGAGAACCTGTCAGTAGTGCGCGTGCGATCTCCACCAGCTGACGCTCCGCGGGCGAGAGGCGAAGCACCTGCCGATGGATGTCCATGTCCCCCTGTCGCAGGCGAGTCAGTGCCTCGCGGATGGACCGACGATGCGCCGATCGGCGGATGATGCCCAAGACGCGCGATTCGATCCCGAGCGCCATGTTCTCCTCGACCGTGAGATGTGGCGCGAGGTTGAGCTCCTGATAGATCATCGCCACGCCCGCTCTGCGCGATGCCATGGGGTCGGCGGGGGCGAAGGGCTCGCCGTCAATGCGGATGGCGCCCGCATCCGGACGCACGGCGCCGGAGAGCACTTTGAGCAGAGTGGACTTGCCCGCACCGTTCTCGCCGATCAGCGCGTGCACCTCGCCGGGTAGCACGGTGATGGCTACGTTGTCTAGCGCTACCGTGGGCCCGAACGCCTTGCAAACGCCGGACACCTCCAGGCGGGGCGGCGAGTTCACTTCCCCTCGAGAACGGAAAGGTCGGGGTTCAGCAGCTCCTTCACATCGGGCTGAGACATGTTCTCGGGCGTGACCAGAGTGACGCCAGTGTCTATGCGCGGCTCGACGGGCTTCTTCTTCAGCACGTCGTAGGCGGTCTTCACGCCCAAATAGCCCATGCGCACGGGGTTTTGCACCACGAGGCCTTCGATCTCGCCCTTCGAAAGCGCTTCCACCAGGCCGGGGCTGGAATCGAAGCCCACGAAACGGACCTTGCCTGCCAAACCGCGAGAGCGCAGCGCGAGCAACATGCCGAAGGTAGAACTCTCGTTCGGCGTGAAGATGCCCTGCAGATCGGTGTAGGTGGCGAGCAAGCTCTCGGCGGCATCCTGTGCGGTCGCGCGCGTCGCCCCCGCGTACCGTTTGGGGTCTATCAGCTTGATGCCTGGAGACTTGGCAATGGTATCGGTGAAGCCCTTTTCGCGCTGGATGGTGCTTTCGGATCCTTCTTGGTAGCGCAGAAGCAGCACATTGCCATTGCCGCCCAGTGCCTTCGTCATCGCTTCGGCTGCGAGCACACCGCCCTTGTAATTGTCGGTTGCGACGTAGCTAGCGAAGTCCTTCCCCACCTCGCCCGCAAGCCCCGAGTCGATGATGACCACGGGGATGCCGGCGCGACCGGCCTGTTGAACGGGCGCGAGCAGGGCCTTGTCGTCCAGCGGTGCGAGCACGATGGCATCGTATCCGCCGCTGATCAGGTTCTCCACCAGCGAGACCTGCTGCTGGCGGTCGTCCTCGCGCTCGGGGCCGGTAAAGGTCACCTCGACGTCTCCCAACTCCTTCTCGGCCTTCACGGCGCCCGCGTGGATGCTCTTCCAAAAGTCGTGCGTGGTGCCTTTCGGTACGACGGCGATGCGCAGCTTGGGGCCGTCCGTGGCGTCGCCGTTCTTGGTGGCTTGCTTGTCGCTGCATCCCGCAAGCGTCGTGAGGACGGCAAGCGCAGTCAACATGGTTCGTGCTCTCATCTGCTCACCTTGGGCTTTGGGTCTCACCTCTGGTTTCGTCCCTCCCCGTGCTGCTCCTGCGTGTACACTCCGGAGAGAGGGTTATGGTGAGGGGCTTTGGACAGCGATCTCCGCGAACCTTTTGCGGACTCCGCGTGACACTTCGAGCGCTGTCGTGCCGCTACCCTGCCACGTCCAAGCTGCAACAAGCGCCAGCTTCGGGCTTTCACGCCGAGCGCACCGAGGCCCCAGAGAGCGCGGAAGGGTAACGCGTGTAGGTGTGTCCAAGTGGAGGGATTCGGTGGTGTAGAATGCCGGGTGTGAGGCGTATCTATCTGGACCACGCGGCGACCACACCCCTGGACCCGGTGGTAAGAGAGGCCATGGCGCGGGCGCTGGACGGCCCGTACGGCAACCCCAGCAGCCAGCACTGGGCAGGGCGCGAGGCTGTACGGCTGCTGGATGATGCTCGAGACACTATCGCCCAGTCACTGGATGCCCAGGCCGCCGAGGTCTGCTTCACATCCGGCGGCACCGAGGCTGCCAACCTCGCCGTGCTCGGTCGTGCCGTGCAGATGCGTGGTGGCCGTGTGGTCGTAGGTGCCACCGAGCACCATTGCGTTCTTCGCGCCGCCGATCTCGCCGGATCACTCGGAGGGTCGGTGCACGTGCTGGCCGTCGACTCGCAGGGACTTGTCAACCCGGACGATGTGCGGGACGCCCTGGCCGAGCCCACCGCCGTGGTTTCTGTGATGCATGCGAATAACGAGACCGGCACCCTTCAGCCCGTAGCCGACATAGCACGTATCTGTGCTGAGAGAGAGACCGCCTTCTTCTGCGATGCCGTGCAGACCTGGGGGGTGCTGCCGCTGCCGGAAGCCGACTTGCTCGCCGTATCCGCACACAAAGCGTACGGGCCGAAGGGTGTGGGGACGCTTCGTATCCGACCTGGCACCCGTGTGCAACCGATGTTGGTAGGTGGAGGGCAAGAGCGCGAGCGGCGAGCGGGAACCGAGAACCTGCTAGGCATCGTCGGAATGGCCGCCGCAGCCATGGCGCTTCCACTGAATGCTGCCGAACACCTAACCCGTGTTCGTGATGCTTTCGAGACGGAGGTGCTGGAGCGAATGGACGGCGTGCAGGTGTCTTCGGCCGCGGTGCCCCGTCACCCTGGCATCTGCCATCTCACCATCGAAGGAGTATCTGCGGAGAGCTTACTGATTCGGTTGGATCAAGTAGGGTTAGCAGCGTCGAGTGGTGCTGCGTGTAGCAGTGGAGCCATCGAGGCCTCACACGTGCTACTTGCCATGGGGTTCTCCCCGCAGCAAGCCGCGACGGGAGTGCGGTTCAGCTTCGGACGTACCACGACGATAGAGGAGGCGCAGCTGGCGGCAGAGAAGGTGACAGAAGCCGTGAGGGCTCTGCGCCGGTAGGTCAGTCACTCCACCCAATAGCCCCGCGTCATCGAACTGGGGTTCCAAGACCCGATGAACTTCGCGTGTCCGTCGGTGAACACTGCGTTGTAACCGCCGCTGTGGATACCGTTAGGCTGCGCGTAGGAAGGCCCGGGCCACCACATGCTACCTTTGCCACCATCGGGCATGGAGTTGTCACCCCACTCCTCGGAGGGGTCCATGTCGTCAATCTTGTAGCCGAAGCAGTAGAGTACGATTAGCTTTGCTGGGCTGCGAACGGTGGCCATCGTGACGCGGCGGGTACCATAACCTAATAGCCAGCTATTGTGTATGTAGTCTATGGTGAACTGCCCCGCGCGCACAGAGCTGAGTGGCTTGGACTTGTGGCAGCGGGCGATCTCCTTAGACTTTGCGTAACGCCAATAGGAGCAGAACCAGCCGGGCTGGTTGGGAAACCTCGCCGCGTCGTAGGTAATGTATCCGAGGAGAGGCGGGAATGCACGGAAGTCTTCTAGGTACATCGTAACGCCGAGGCCGAGTTGCTTCTGGTTGCTCATGCACTCGGTCTGCTTGGCACTTTCGCGCGCCCGGGCGAAGACGGGAAACAAGATCGCCGCGAGAATCGCGATGATGGCGATAACGACGAGAAGTTCTATCAGCGTGAAGCCGGGTCTCCGCATGGCGTGCCTCCGGCCTCCATTCTATCCTACATTCGGAGCTATTGCATGCCGGCATCCGAATGATGGGCCTAGGCTACAATGCACCATCGTGTACGAGATGGGGGAAAGGTGATGAGTTTGGAGCAGGTGAGAAGGTCGGGCTACGGCGTCAGCAGGAGCCTCACGGTGCCATATGAGGAAGCGGTCGAGCGTGCGCGTGCAGCGCTGGCTAACGAGGGCTTCGGGGTGTTATGCGAGATTGACGTGAGAGAGAAGCTGCAGGAGAAGCTAGGCGTAGACTTCCGTCGGTATGTGATACTAGGCGCATGTAATCCCGCTTTGGCACACAGGGCGCTGGAGAACGAGCTGGAGCTGGGATTGCTGCTGCCGTGCAACGTAATCGTGTACGAGTCCGAGGATGGTAAGGGGTCGGTGGTTGCCGCCGTGGACGCGAACGCGATGCTAGGTGCGGTGGGGGGCAACCCCGCTCTGGTCGAGGTGGCGGCAGAGGTGAGTAGGCTGCTGGGACGCGTGCTGGATAGGCTTTGAGTCGCCGTCCGGTGTCTCACCGTCACACGCTCCGTCATGCTGACCTTCTGTCATGCTGAGCCTGTCGAAGCATGACGGGTGTTGGGCGGTCCCGGCATGACGGATCGAGGACCTACAGCGAGCCCCTACCTCGCCGGGCGGACGTGGATGTTGCGGAAGCGGGCGGGAGAGGCGCCGTGCGACATCTGGCTGATCTGCATCGGGTCGCCCTTGCCGCAGTTCAACACACCGTTCTGCACCCAAAACCGCTCGTCGCATACGGCGTCGCAGGAGTTCCAGAACTCTACCGTGTTGCTTTGGTAGGTGACGTTCTTCAGCATCCCCACCTTCTTGCCGTCCTTGATCCGCCAGAACGCATCGCCTCCGAACTGGAAGTTACACCGCATCTGATCAATGCTGAAACTACCACGTCCTTCGATATAGATGCCGTCTTTGGTGTCTGAGATCAGCTCGTCCAGGGTTAGAGGCTTCTTACCTGGCATCAGACTTAAGTTAGGTATGCGAACGATGGGTATGCTGCTCCAACTATCCGCGCGGCACCCGCCGACGCTGCGTTCCAGCCCCACCTCCGATGCCACCTCGCGGCTAGTGGAGTACCCGCTGAACAAGCCATCCTTAACGATGTGCCACGTCTGGTTCGGCACCCCATCATCGTCGAATCCGTTAGTAGCAAGGCCATGCGGCAGCGTGTTGTCCGCTAACAGGTTGACATGTTCGGAACCGTACTGCAGGTTGTGCAGCTTGTCGGGGGTGGCGAAGCTGCGGCCGGCGAGGGACTCCTCGTACCCTAAGGCGCGATCCAACTCGGTGGCGTGTCCTACCGACTCGTGGATCGTCAGCGATAGATTGAGTGGATCGAGGATGAGGTCCATCACGCCTTCTGGACAGTCGGGAGCATGGAGGTGCTCGACCGCTTCCGTTGCGATGCGCTCGGTTTCGGCCAGCATCTCCTCGCGGTTCACGTGCTCGTAGCCGATGGACATTTGTGGCGGGGAGTAGGAGCGGCTGCGCGCGTCACCGTTGCCCACCGCGGTGGCCGTGTACCAATGGCCCGTGGTGACCACTTCGGACGACATGTCCGACCCGTCGGAGTTCAGGTAGACGCGCTCTTCCTTGCGCAGTGTCATAAAGCCCTCGGCCTTGGCGATGCCGGGGTACGCGAGCAGTCGTTCGTTCACCTCGAGGAGCAGTCCGATCTTGTCGGCGACCGGGACGGCGAGGGGGTCGATCTGGTAGGGCGTCTTGAAGTGCAGCGAGTGTGCGGGCTCGGGGGTGAGGACCACCGGCTTGCGAAGGGTGCTCGCGCCCGCTTTGGCAATGAGGACGGCTTCTTTCGCCACTCGCATCGCTTCGTCCCTGGTGAGCCGGCTGGTGCCTGCGAAGCCCCATGCACCGTTGGCCAGCACGCGCACGCCGAGGCCGATGTCTTCGGCATCCACCAGGCGGCCGACGCGTTCGTTCTCGCAGTAGATGTTCTGCCTGCGATAGCGATTGACGCGGACGTCCACATAGTCCGCGCCGTACGACTTGGCGGTGTCGAGTGCGAGCTGCGCGAGTTCCTTCATCGATCCGATCCCCTTCCTTTTCGTGGTTCCGGCGTCCTCGCCGGTTCCAGTGCTATCGCCGGGACGGCGAAACCACGACTTCCGAGCACCTGAAGCTCCGGGATTCTACCCCTGCTGCTGCCCGGTCAGGGCTGCTCGGCGAGTTCCAGAAGGCGGAGGGCGTTGCGCACCGCGTGGCCTTCGATGTCGTTGTTGAAATACGCGTACACGTCCCGGCCCTCGACGAGCCAGCCTCGGATGCAAGAAGCATCCTCCTGCAGATGCTCCTCGCTGTAGCAGCCCGCATATCGCCCGGAAGGCCCGTGCCGCCGCACGTAAACAAATGCCGCATCGTTCGGATGCGTATTCGTGCAAAGCCCGTGGTCTTGGACGCAGAGGGCTGCGCCGTGCCTCTCGAGCAGGGCACGCGCCTCAGAGGTGAGCCACGCTTCGTTCCGAAACTCCACGGCGATGCGGGCTGCGCCTTCCGTGACTTGGCGCAGCGCACCCAGCGCGTCATCCAGCAGCCCCATGTCCACCGGCAGCCCGGGCGGAAGCTGCACCAAGATCGGCCCCAGCTTCGGGCCCAGCCGCGACACGGAACGCATGAAGTCGGCCATCTCCCTCTCGGCGCCCTTCAGTCTTCGCTCGTGCGTCACCCGCCGCCACATCTTCATGGCGAACACGAAGCCTTCGGGCACGGCATCGCGCCAGCGGTCCACCATCGCTTCGGGCGGCAGGCGGTAGAAGGACATGTTTACCTCCGCGGTGCGGAAGTGCTGTGCGAAGTAGCCGAGCCACTCGCCCTGCTTCAGTCCCTTCGGGTAGAAGACGCCCTTCGCCCAGTGGGCGTACGACCATCCGCTCGTGCCGACGAAAAGCACTCCCTCTCGACCCATGGATGCACCACCACCCGCCCGACGGCGGACGGAGGAATCGTACCGGGCGATCGCGCCATGGGGCGAGTGTTGATCGGATTGCCCCCGGTCCGATTACGTCGCCTCAATCTCCGCTTTTCGAGGCTCCCCTCGGAGAGGGAAGGGAGCGGCACCCCTCATTCGGCGCTTCGACCGGCTTGCCCGGGTGGATGTACAGCGGACGGCCGCCCCTCTTTACGAGCTTTCCGTTCTCGTACTCGTCCGGCGTCGCCAAATCGAAGGCCTTGGGCGGCAGAGGCCGATCCCGTCCGGCCTCTTCGCGACTTCTGATCCTTACGACCTTCAGTCGAATATCGCCTTTCCCTAACCACGCACCTCGCACCTCGGCGAGCTCGCGAAAGCCCAAGCGCCTCAACCAGTGTTCGTCGTCCCCCCCCCGCGAGGTTGAACCACCAACGACATCTGCTCCGCGTCGTTCTTGGGGAACAGTGAGGGCTCGAGTCTGACCTCATCAAACATGGGGCCTGCTACGTCTGGTGCGACGTAGAGAAGGTGGGTCTTGCTGGCCCACACCACCCCAAAGCCCTGCCACCTGCCGCCCCCACCCGGGTACTTTCCGTCGGCAGGAGGCGCGGGGGGTATCATCTCCGCTTCCGCCAGCCCCTGGAGCTTATGGCGTTCCGCTACGAGCCTGGGGTCTACGGGCCGGCTCAGCTCGAACAGGATCTCAGTCCCCGGATTAACGAGGATGCCTTGAACATCGCCCACGTGGCCTGCACCGCTCAGGCCGCCTCTGAGTACAAGCACGAGTGTTGCTACCACCGCCGCTCCGAAGGCCAAAGCTACAGCGTAGTAGAGTGTGTTTCTGCTCACCGTCGGCCTCCTCCCGTGGGATCGGTTAAGGAACAACACCCGCCAGGGGTTCGGAAGACCTGCTTCTGGGATTGCTGGGGCCCGCAGTTGTAGCCAGGGAGAGTGCAGATGAGACTCGGGTCGTACGACTGGTGGTACGTGAACCACGTGGCAAGCTTGTTGCCGCACAAAACCCACTGGCCGTTCCGACACTCGTAGCAGTCCCACAATTGCATGTGACGGGTCCAACCGCTGCGTTCGCGGTAGACCTCGTGCTCCAAGCCACCGACTCTGAGCCGCCCCACGTATTCACGCTTGTCGCAAGACGGAGGCAGCACGAACGCCTTATACCTGCTCCGGTGCTGGACCCTCGAGCGGAAACGGGTCACCTGAAGGCGGTGGCTCCTGGGCTGCGCAGTGTCCGCCAATCACGAGGAATGCGAGGACAACCAAGGGCGCGAAACAGGGCAGACTAGTCTTTTGCACCATACTGAGAGCCCCCTTTTGGACTAAGCTGCTACTGAATAACACTGAGATCCCTGCCGGCCTGCCACCACTCGGAAGGTTTCTGGGGCTTTAGCCCCAATCTTGAGCTGAGATGGAACCAAAGGCCGAGCCTGCATCTGTCGTGACACACCAGTGGCTCGACTACACGAGCAACGACAACTCCGGGCGCCGGGCATCCGCCTGGGGTACCGCTCGGTG from Fimbriimonadia bacterium encodes:
- a CDS encoding substrate-binding domain-containing protein, whose product is MLTALAVLTTLAGCSDKQATKNGDATDGPKLRIAVVPKGTTHDFWKSIHAGAVKAEKELGDVEVTFTGPEREDDRQQQVSLVENLISGGYDAIVLAPLDDKALLAPVQQAGRAGIPVVIIDSGLAGEVGKDFASYVATDNYKGGVLAAEAMTKALGGNGNVLLLRYQEGSESTIQREKGFTDTIAKSPGIKLIDPKRYAGATRATAQDAAESLLATYTDLQGIFTPNESSTFGMLLALRSRGLAGKVRFVGFDSSPGLVEALSKGEIEGLVVQNPVRMGYLGVKTAYDVLKKKPVEPRIDTGVTLVTPENMSQPDVKELLNPDLSVLEGK
- a CDS encoding cysteine desulfurase, translated to MPGVRRIYLDHAATTPLDPVVREAMARALDGPYGNPSSQHWAGREAVRLLDDARDTIAQSLDAQAAEVCFTSGGTEAANLAVLGRAVQMRGGRVVVGATEHHCVLRAADLAGSLGGSVHVLAVDSQGLVNPDDVRDALAEPTAVVSVMHANNETGTLQPVADIARICAERETAFFCDAVQTWGVLPLPEADLLAVSAHKAYGPKGVGTLRIRPGTRVQPMLVGGGQERERRAGTENLLGIVGMAAAAMALPLNAAEHLTRVRDAFETEVLERMDGVQVSSAAVPRHPGICHLTIEGVSAESLLIRLDQVGLAASSGAACSSGAIEASHVLLAMGFSPQQAATGVRFSFGRTTTIEEAQLAAEKVTEAVRALRR
- a CDS encoding DUF1559 domain-containing protein, whose translation is MRRPGFTLIELLVVIAIIAILAAILFPVFARARESAKQTECMSNQKQLGLGVTMYLEDFRAFPPLLGYITYDAARFPNQPGWFCSYWRYAKSKEIARCHKSKPLSSVRAGQFTIDYIHNSWLLGYGTRRVTMATVRSPAKLIVLYCFGYKIDDMDPSEEWGDNSMPDGGKGSMWWPGPSYAQPNGIHSGGYNAVFTDGHAKFIGSWNPSSMTRGYWVE
- a CDS encoding DUF302 domain-containing protein — its product is MSLEQVRRSGYGVSRSLTVPYEEAVERARAALANEGFGVLCEIDVREKLQEKLGVDFRRYVILGACNPALAHRALENELELGLLLPCNVIVYESEDGKGSVVAAVDANAMLGAVGGNPALVEVAAEVSRLLGRVLDRL
- a CDS encoding TldD/PmbA family protein, with amino-acid sequence MKELAQLALDTAKSYGADYVDVRVNRYRRQNIYCENERVGRLVDAEDIGLGVRVLANGAWGFAGTSRLTRDEAMRVAKEAVLIAKAGASTLRKPVVLTPEPAHSLHFKTPYQIDPLAVPVADKIGLLLEVNERLLAYPGIAKAEGFMTLRKEERVYLNSDGSDMSSEVVTTGHWYTATAVGNGDARSRSYSPPQMSIGYEHVNREEMLAETERIATEAVEHLHAPDCPEGVMDLILDPLNLSLTIHESVGHATELDRALGYEESLAGRSFATPDKLHNLQYGSEHVNLLADNTLPHGLATNGFDDDGVPNQTWHIVKDGLFSGYSTSREVASEVGLERSVGGCRADSWSSIPIVRIPNLSLMPGKKPLTLDELISDTKDGIYIEGRGSFSIDQMRCNFQFGGDAFWRIKDGKKVGMLKNVTYQSNTVEFWNSCDAVCDERFWVQNGVLNCGKGDPMQISQMSHGASPARFRNIHVRPAR
- a CDS encoding DUF72 domain-containing protein, which gives rise to MGREGVLFVGTSGWSYAHWAKGVFYPKGLKQGEWLGYFAQHFRTAEVNMSFYRLPPEAMVDRWRDAVPEGFVFAMKMWRRVTHERRLKGAEREMADFMRSVSRLGPKLGPILVQLPPGLPVDMGLLDDALGALRQVTEGAARIAVEFRNEAWLTSEARALLERHGAALCVQDHGLCTNTHPNDAAFVYVRRHGPSGRYAGCYSEEHLQEDASCIRGWLVEGRDVYAYFNNDIEGHAVRNALRLLELAEQP